The following are from one region of the Gammaproteobacteria bacterium genome:
- the coaE gene encoding dephospho-CoA kinase (Dephospho-CoA kinase (CoaE) performs the final step in coenzyme A biosynthesis.), protein MLKIGLTGGIGSGKTTVADSFAALGVPVIDADKIAHELTIPGQPALQDIVSAFGSDILHGDGQLDRARLRAIVFNDAARRKQLEAILHPLIRAEMRRRIAYIEASATPYCILSIPLLLETGQTELVDRILVVDTPEDLQYQRVRVRNGLPDAEIAAIIHAQVSREQRLAAADDIIVNDDGLEELHQHVLELHQCYLKHS, encoded by the coding sequence ATGCTCAAAATCGGCTTAACCGGCGGTATCGGTAGCGGCAAAACCACCGTGGCGGACAGCTTCGCCGCATTGGGTGTGCCGGTCATTGATGCCGACAAGATCGCCCACGAGCTGACAATCCCCGGGCAACCGGCGCTGCAGGACATCGTCAGCGCCTTTGGGTCGGATATCCTGCATGGCGACGGACAACTCGACCGGGCACGGCTGCGCGCCATCGTGTTCAATGACGCTGCGCGCCGCAAGCAGCTTGAGGCTATCCTGCACCCCCTGATCCGTGCCGAGATGCGTCGGCGCATCGCCTACATTGAAGCCAGCGCCACTCCTTACTGCATTCTCTCCATTCCCCTGCTGCTGGAAACCGGGCAAACCGAACTGGTGGACCGCATTCTGGTGGTGGACACCCCCGAAGATCTGCAATACCAGCGCGTGAGAGTGCGCAATGGCCTACCGGACGCAGAAATCGCCGCGATTATCCATGCCCAAGTCAGTAGAGAGCAGCGCCTGGCGGCTGCGGACGACATCATCGTCAATGATGATGGGCTTGAAGAACTGCACCAGCACGTCCTGGAGCTACACCAGTGCTATCTAAAACATTCCTGA
- a CDS encoding A24 family peptidase — protein MNIIDYLQASPTAFIVIACILGLLIGSFLNVVIHRLPIMMERQWRAECAEFLGAGESGARGTPPQERFDLAAPRSRCPHCGHAITSLENIPVVSYLLLRGKCSSCGARISARYPIIEAFTAVLSVAVAWRFGFGWAAGAALLLTWALVALSVIDFDHHLLPDSITLPFLWGGLALSLFNVFASSYASIIGAMAGYLSLWSVYMAFKLLTGREGMGYGDFKLLAMFGAWLGWQALPVVILLSSLVGAVVGISLVLLRGRDKNSPIPFGPYLAAAGWVTLMWGEQIMQAYLGMAGLG, from the coding sequence ATGAATATTATTGATTATCTGCAAGCCAGCCCCACCGCCTTTATTGTTATAGCCTGCATTTTAGGCCTGCTCATCGGCAGCTTTCTGAATGTCGTGATACACCGCCTACCGATCATGATGGAGCGCCAGTGGCGTGCCGAGTGTGCGGAATTCCTCGGCGCTGGAGAGAGCGGAGCGAGGGGTACGCCACCCCAGGAACGTTTCGACCTGGCTGCACCGCGCTCGCGCTGCCCGCACTGCGGCCACGCCATTACCTCGCTGGAAAACATACCCGTGGTGAGCTATCTGCTGCTCCGGGGCAAGTGTTCGTCATGCGGCGCGCGCATTTCCGCGCGTTACCCGATAATTGAGGCCTTCACCGCCGTGCTTTCCGTCGCCGTGGCATGGCGGTTCGGTTTCGGATGGGCGGCGGGCGCGGCACTATTGCTGACATGGGCGCTGGTTGCACTGAGCGTTATTGACTTTGATCATCACCTGCTGCCTGACTCGATTACTTTACCCTTCCTGTGGGGCGGACTCGCCCTCAGCCTGTTCAACGTGTTTGCCAGCAGCTATGCCAGCATCATCGGCGCGATGGCCGGTTACCTTAGCCTGTGGTCGGTGTATATGGCTTTTAAACTGCTGACTGGGCGTGAAGGCATGGGGTATGGCGACTTCAAGCTCCTCGCCATGTTCGGCGCGTGGCTGGGCTGGCAGGCGCTGCCGGTAGTGATTCTGCTGTCTTCCCTGGTGGGGGCGGTGGTAGGCATCTCCCTGGTGCTGCTGCGCGGCCGCGACAAGAATTCCCCCATCCCCTTCGGCCCTTACCTCGCGGCGGCGGGATGGGTCACATTGATGTGGGGTGAGCAAATAATGCAGGCCTACCTGGGCATGGCAGGATTAGGATAA